A single region of the Roseivivax sp. THAF197b genome encodes:
- a CDS encoding MFS transporter: protein MQRRHAITYFQTLSAAGFAATAISYGPARIGFGLFVPEFRAAFDLSSSAIGFISSLGFAGFFVGLVIAQALLMRRGPESPVLLGMVAATLGIALVAMATGVPMLALGVFIAASSAGFAWTPYNDAVHRKINDEDRPTVLSRISTGTSIGIVLSGAAALAMVLTGIDWRICWAAFAIASLGVLAINRRALHPIEKAPDRGDGKRWRELLTSAAMPMYAVAFIYGTTAAIYVSFAADWFTETGGVPGLPATAAPAMIFMILGAFGLSGFLTEDARKSLGLTWLLRVMMLTGAGSLAAVSLWAGSWAALAVSAALQGINVMMTSAVLAFWSERLFPTLPSMSFTAALLATAAGSIIGPALAGLAADAYGTPAMFLGAALLPLAGAVLLRTSLVRERPVTPFNAMPT from the coding sequence ATGCAAAGGAGACACGCCATCACGTATTTTCAGACCCTCTCAGCGGCCGGGTTTGCCGCAACCGCGATCAGCTACGGGCCCGCCCGGATCGGCTTCGGCCTGTTCGTGCCGGAGTTTCGCGCCGCGTTCGATCTGTCGAGCTCGGCCATCGGCTTCATTTCGAGCCTCGGTTTCGCGGGCTTTTTCGTGGGCCTCGTGATCGCGCAGGCCCTGCTCATGCGGCGCGGTCCCGAAAGTCCGGTCCTGCTGGGCATGGTGGCAGCCACCCTGGGCATCGCGCTGGTGGCCATGGCGACCGGCGTTCCGATGCTGGCGCTCGGCGTCTTCATCGCCGCATCGAGCGCGGGCTTCGCCTGGACACCCTATAACGACGCGGTGCACCGCAAGATCAATGACGAAGATCGCCCGACCGTCCTGTCGCGCATCAGCACAGGCACCAGCATCGGCATCGTCCTGTCTGGCGCCGCCGCCCTCGCCATGGTGCTGACCGGCATCGACTGGCGCATCTGCTGGGCGGCTTTCGCCATCGCAAGTCTGGGCGTTCTGGCGATCAATCGCCGCGCCCTGCATCCCATCGAGAAGGCACCGGATCGCGGCGACGGCAAGCGCTGGCGCGAATTGCTGACCTCCGCCGCGATGCCGATGTATGCCGTGGCCTTCATCTACGGCACGACCGCGGCGATCTACGTCTCCTTCGCGGCGGATTGGTTCACCGAAACCGGCGGCGTGCCCGGATTGCCCGCGACGGCGGCACCGGCGATGATCTTCATGATCCTGGGCGCGTTCGGATTGTCGGGCTTTCTCACCGAAGATGCGCGCAAATCCCTAGGCCTGACATGGCTTTTGCGGGTGATGATGCTCACGGGCGCCGGGTCGCTCGCCGCCGTGTCCCTCTGGGCAGGCAGTTGGGCCGCGCTTGCCGTGTCGGCGGCCCTTCAGGGGATCAACGTGATGATGACGAGCGCGGTCCTCGCCTTCTGGTCGGAGCGGCTGTTCCCGACGCTGCCTTCCATGAGCTTCACCGCCGCATTGCTCGCCACCGCGGCAGGCAGCATCATCGGACCGGCACTCGCGGGATTGGCGGCCGATGCCTACGGCACGCCCGCCATGTTCCTCGGCGCGGCGCTTCTGCCGCTGGCAGGGGCAGTGCTTTTGCGGACGTCACTGGTGCGCGAACGCCCGGTGACGCCGTTCAACGCGATGCCGACCTGA
- a CDS encoding response regulator transcription factor, with the protein MAQLKNILLVDDDEDLREALAEQLVLTEDFEVFEAESGAQAMQKVKEQHHDLVILDVGLPDTDGRELCKLMRKQGVKAPVMMLTGHDSDADTILGLDSGANDYVTKPFKFPVLLARIRAQLRQHEQSEDAVFQLGPYSFRPSMKVLVDEAEKKIRLTEKETNILKFLYRAPDGVVPRDVLLHEVWGYNAGVTTHTLETHIYRLRQKIEPDPSNAQLLVTESGGYRLMS; encoded by the coding sequence ATGGCTCAACTCAAGAATATCCTGCTCGTGGACGACGACGAGGACCTCCGCGAGGCATTGGCGGAGCAGCTCGTCCTGACAGAGGATTTCGAGGTGTTCGAGGCCGAAAGCGGCGCGCAGGCGATGCAGAAGGTCAAGGAACAGCACCATGACCTGGTGATCCTCGATGTGGGCCTGCCGGATACCGATGGCCGCGAGCTTTGCAAGCTGATGCGCAAGCAGGGCGTGAAGGCGCCGGTGATGATGCTGACCGGCCATGACAGCGACGCCGATACCATCCTCGGCCTCGATTCCGGCGCCAATGATTACGTCACCAAGCCGTTCAAATTCCCGGTCCTTTTGGCCCGGATCCGCGCGCAATTGCGCCAGCACGAGCAATCCGAAGACGCGGTCTTCCAGCTTGGGCCCTATTCCTTCCGTCCCTCGATGAAGGTGCTGGTCGACGAGGCCGAAAAGAAGATCCGCCTGACCGAGAAGGAAACCAACATTCTCAAGTTCCTCTACCGTGCGCCCGATGGCGTGGTGCCGCGCGACGTGCTGTTGCACGAGGTCTGGGGCTACAATGCCGGGGTCACCACCCACACGCTCGAGACGCATATCTACCGGCTGCGCCAGAAGATCGAGCCGGATCCCTCGAACGCCCAGCTGCTGGTGACCGAAAGCGGCGGTTATCGGCTCATGTCGTAA
- the pnp gene encoding polyribonucleotide nucleotidyltransferase has protein sequence MFNTTTKSMQWGEETLTLETGKVARQADGSVIATLGETSVMANVTFAKKAKEGQDFFPLTVHYQEKYYAAGKVPGGFFKREARPTEKETLTARLIDRPIRPLFVPGFKNEVLVMCTVLSHDLVNDPDIVAMIAASAALTISGAPFMGPIAGCRVGYEGGEYILNPEVEDMQNLRNNPDQRLDLVVAGTRDAVMMVESEAYELTEEEMLGAVTFAHEQLKPVVDLIVSLAEDAAKEPFDFQPPDYAALYDRVKSLGETQMRDAYAITDKQERTAAVSAAKEAIIAELSEEEQADANLGAALKKLESTVLRADVVKNSRRIDGRALDEVRSIVSETGVLPRTHGSALFTRGETQALVVSTLGTGDDEQMIDALHGTYRSNFLLHYNFPPYSVGEAGRVGPPGRREIGHGKLAWRALQAVLPAATDFPYTIRLVSEITESNGSSSMASVCGGSLSMMDAGVPLKSAVAGVAMGLVLEEDGDYAILTDILGDEDHLGDMDFKVAGTENGITSLQMDIKVAGITPEIMQKALAQAKDGRMHILGEMNKALSSAGEFSEHAPRIETMQVPTDKIREVIGSGGKVIREIVEVSGAKVDINDEGIIKIASPNAEAIQKAYDMIYSIVAEPEEGKIYKGKVVKIVDFGAFVNFFGKRDGLVHVSQIENRRLNHPSDVLKEGQEVWVKLLGFDDRGKVRLSMKVVDQETGEEAAPEKKTEDAE, from the coding sequence ATGTTCAATACGACGACGAAAAGCATGCAGTGGGGCGAGGAAACGCTCACACTGGAAACGGGCAAGGTTGCCCGTCAGGCCGACGGTTCGGTGATCGCCACGCTGGGCGAAACCTCCGTCATGGCCAACGTGACCTTCGCCAAGAAAGCGAAGGAAGGGCAGGATTTCTTCCCGCTCACCGTCCATTACCAGGAAAAATACTACGCCGCCGGCAAGGTGCCGGGTGGCTTCTTTAAGCGCGAGGCGCGTCCGACCGAGAAAGAGACGCTGACCGCGCGCCTGATCGACCGTCCGATCCGCCCGCTCTTCGTGCCGGGCTTCAAGAACGAAGTGCTCGTGATGTGCACCGTTCTGTCCCACGATCTGGTCAACGATCCCGATATCGTGGCGATGATCGCGGCCTCCGCGGCACTGACCATCTCGGGCGCGCCCTTTATGGGGCCGATCGCGGGCTGCCGCGTGGGCTATGAGGGTGGTGAATACATCCTCAACCCCGAGGTCGAGGATATGCAGAATCTGCGCAACAATCCCGACCAGCGCCTCGATCTCGTGGTCGCGGGCACCCGCGATGCGGTGATGATGGTCGAGTCGGAAGCCTACGAGTTGACCGAAGAGGAAATGCTGGGCGCGGTCACCTTCGCCCATGAGCAACTCAAGCCCGTGGTCGACCTGATCGTGTCGCTGGCCGAGGATGCCGCGAAAGAACCTTTCGACTTCCAGCCGCCGGATTACGCAGCGCTCTATGACCGCGTGAAAAGCCTGGGCGAGACGCAGATGCGCGACGCCTATGCGATCACCGACAAGCAGGAGCGCACCGCAGCCGTTTCCGCGGCGAAGGAAGCGATCATCGCGGAGCTCTCCGAGGAAGAGCAGGCCGATGCCAATCTCGGCGCCGCGCTGAAAAAGCTCGAATCGACCGTTCTGCGCGCCGACGTGGTGAAGAACTCGCGCCGCATCGATGGCCGTGCTCTCGACGAGGTGCGCTCCATCGTGTCCGAAACGGGCGTTCTGCCCCGGACGCACGGCTCCGCGCTCTTTACCCGCGGCGAGACGCAGGCGCTTGTGGTCAGCACGCTGGGCACCGGCGATGATGAGCAGATGATCGATGCGCTGCACGGCACGTATCGGTCGAACTTCCTGCTGCATTACAACTTCCCGCCCTATTCGGTCGGTGAAGCCGGTCGCGTGGGCCCTCCGGGACGCCGCGAAATCGGCCACGGCAAGCTCGCATGGCGCGCGCTTCAGGCCGTGCTGCCCGCCGCGACGGACTTCCCCTACACGATCCGTCTCGTCTCCGAGATCACCGAGTCCAACGGCTCGTCCTCGATGGCGTCGGTCTGCGGTGGCTCGCTGTCGATGATGGATGCGGGTGTTCCGCTGAAATCCGCGGTTGCAGGCGTGGCCATGGGCCTCGTGCTGGAAGAGGACGGTGACTACGCGATCCTGACCGACATCCTGGGCGACGAGGATCACCTCGGCGACATGGACTTCAAGGTCGCAGGCACCGAGAACGGCATCACCTCGCTGCAGATGGACATCAAGGTTGCAGGCATCACCCCGGAGATCATGCAGAAGGCCCTCGCCCAGGCGAAGGATGGCCGGATGCATATCCTCGGCGAGATGAACAAGGCCCTGTCCTCGGCAGGCGAGTTCTCCGAACACGCGCCGCGCATCGAGACGATGCAGGTTCCGACCGACAAGATCCGTGAAGTGATCGGCTCGGGCGGCAAGGTCATCCGCGAGATCGTGGAAGTGTCGGGTGCCAAGGTCGACATCAACGACGAAGGCATCATCAAGATCGCATCGCCCAACGCCGAGGCCATCCAGAAGGCCTATGACATGATCTACTCGATCGTGGCGGAGCCGGAAGAGGGCAAGATCTACAAGGGCAAGGTCGTGAAGATCGTCGATTTCGGCGCCTTCGTGAACTTCTTCGGCAAGCGCGACGGCCTCGTGCATGTCAGCCAGATCGAGAACCGCCGCCTGAACCATCCTTCCGACGTGCTGAAGGAAGGCCAGGAGGTCTGGGTCAAGCTTCTGGGCTTCGATGATCGCGGCAAGGTGCGCCTGTCGATGAAGGTCGTCGACCAGGAGACCGGCGAGGAAGCCGCGCCCGAGAAGAAGACCGAAGACGCGGAGTAA